AATGCATTTCCTGCAGAGAAGGATAGTATGTCACTAGGGCTTTGCGAAGCGCGTTATCCAGTGCATTGACCGGCCCGTTGCCTTCAGCTGCTGTATAATGACTTCGACCGCCGACACTTAATTTAACAAAAGCTTCAGATACAACTGGCTTTCCTGCTGTCTTCTCAACTAGCATTTTGAAGGATTCGAAGGTGAACAGTTCCTTGACTTCTCCATTGGCCTCCCTGATCAGAAGCTCGAGCGATCCGTCTGCACCTTCAAATTGATAGCCTTGATGCTCCATATCTTTGATTCTGTCAATCACTTGACGGGAGTGGGAGCTGGTAGGATCTAATTCAATGCCGAGCTCCTGGGCTTTGGATATAATATTGCTCTGACCGGCCAGTTCAGATACAAGAATTCGCTGCTTGTTTCCGACCTGCTCTGGGGCAATGTGCTCATAAGTACGAGAATCACGTAAAATGGCGGATACGTGTATGCCTCCTTTGTGAGCAAAAGCTGCACTGCCGACATAAGGCTGATTCACCGGCATATTGACATTGGCGATTTCACTGACATAACGCGAGACATTCGTTAGCTGTGCAAGCTTGTCTTCCTCAATACAATGATAACCTAATTTAAGCTGCAGATTCGGGATCACCGAGCACAAATTGGCATTTCCACAGCGTTCGCCATAACCATTCATCGTTCCCTGAACATGTCTGGCCCCGGCAGAGATGGCGGCTAGTGTGTTGGCAACCGCTAATTCGCAATCATTATGCGTGTGAATGCCAAAGTTCGCTTCAGGAAGGTGAGATACCACCGCTCTTACGATTTCCTGAATTTCATGAGGCATCGTTCCTCCGTTTGTATCGCACATTACAAGCCAATCCGCACCCGCTTCATAGGCTCTTGTCATTACGGAGAGCGTATACTCGGGGTTGTTCTTGTAACCGTCAAAAAAATGCTCGGCGTCAAAAATGACTTCCAAACCGTTTCGTTTCAGATAATGGATCGAATCATAAATCATATCTAGATTCTCTTCCAAAGTCGTCTGCAGCGCCGTATGAACATGAAAATCCCATGACTTGCCGACCAGTGTAGCTGCATCGGCACCAGATTCAATAATTCGGTTCAGGTTAGCATCCGTCTCGGCGTTTCCGCCCTTCCGGCGAGTGCTGCCAAAAGCGACAATCTTCGAGGTTAACCCCAATTGTTGAACACGCTTAAAAAATTCAATATCCTTCGAATTGCTTCCTGGAATTCCGCCTTCAATGTACTCAACGCCCAGATAATCGAGCTTCTTGGCAATGTTCAGCTTATCATCAACCGATAGACTAATTCCCTCCCCTTGCGTACCGTCACGAAGTGTCGTATCGAAGATTGAGATGTTCTTAGACATGTTGATCCCCCTTTGGAAGTCCACTAAAACCGTTTTTAATAATTTATTATAGCAGTTCTCACCTGGAATGTAAGATGGAAATTTGATAATTTATGATTATAAATAATAGAATGAAAAATTGCTGTGTTATTATATAGAATGAGAGGTAGTCTTTTATTATTCTATATAGTAAACAGGAAATTAGAATAAATAGACAGAGGGTATGTGATGTGAACAACGTTAAAGATTACTATCCTGCCAATGGACGCGTCATTTTACATGTGGATATGAATGCTTTTTATTGCTCGGTTCATGCCGCAGAAGAACCACATTTATATGCAGGTAAACCAACGGCAGTCGCAGGAAGCAGTGAACAGCGCAAGGGTGTAATTGTCACGTGTTCATACGAGGCACGGGGTCGTGGAATCAGCACGGGTATGGTGGTCAATCAAGGACTACGCCAGTGCCCTGAGCTCATTGTTATTAAACCCGATTTTAATCTGTATCGAAAATACTCTAAAGCCTTCATGAGCATTGCTTACGAATATACTCCGCAGCTGGAGGCCACTTCCATAGATGAATGTTATCTTGATATTACCGGCTCCAAGCAATTTGGAACCCCGATGGAGATTGCAGAGACGATTCAAAACAGGATTAACGAGGAGCTGGGAATCCCATGTTCCATCGGAATTGCCCCCAATAAATTGCTGGCCAAAATGGCTTCGGATATGAAAAAACCGAACGGAATCACGGTGCTGCGGCTGCGGGATGTCCAGAAGAAGCTGTGGCATAGACCATGCGGAGAGCTATTCGGAATTGGCCGCAAAACAGCAGAGAAGCTGCGCAAGATCAACATCCATACGATTGGAGAACTCGCAAAGGCT
This sequence is a window from Paenibacillus urinalis. Protein-coding genes within it:
- the cimA gene encoding citramalate synthase, which encodes MSKNISIFDTTLRDGTQGEGISLSVDDKLNIAKKLDYLGVEYIEGGIPGSNSKDIEFFKRVQQLGLTSKIVAFGSTRRKGGNAETDANLNRIIESGADAATLVGKSWDFHVHTALQTTLEENLDMIYDSIHYLKRNGLEVIFDAEHFFDGYKNNPEYTLSVMTRAYEAGADWLVMCDTNGGTMPHEIQEIVRAVVSHLPEANFGIHTHNDCELAVANTLAAISAGARHVQGTMNGYGERCGNANLCSVIPNLQLKLGYHCIEEDKLAQLTNVSRYVSEIANVNMPVNQPYVGSAAFAHKGGIHVSAILRDSRTYEHIAPEQVGNKQRILVSELAGQSNIISKAQELGIELDPTSSHSRQVIDRIKDMEHQGYQFEGADGSLELLIREANGEVKELFTFESFKMLVEKTAGKPVVSEAFVKLSVGGRSHYTAAEGNGPVNALDNALRKALVTYYPSLQEMHLSDYKVRVLDDKDTTAAKVRVLIESKNFSDGWNTIGVSENVIEASWEALVDSFRYALLDEVPSEIVEPDTLAQGMVNH
- a CDS encoding DNA polymerase IV, which encodes MNNVKDYYPANGRVILHVDMNAFYCSVHAAEEPHLYAGKPTAVAGSSEQRKGVIVTCSYEARGRGISTGMVVNQGLRQCPELIVIKPDFNLYRKYSKAFMSIAYEYTPQLEATSIDECYLDITGSKQFGTPMEIAETIQNRINEELGIPCSIGIAPNKLLAKMASDMKKPNGITVLRLRDVQKKLWHRPCGELFGIGRKTAEKLRKINIHTIGELAKAEESLLRDYFGVLGTWMKQAAHGISDSQVSPVREPNKSIGHTTTLPEDISSEADINRVLLNISDQVARRLRRHGMVTEGIQITIRTPDMKTITRSQMLQTPTDHDQDIYKEATSLFYRQFGAGKPLRLLGITLHSLIPKSESAVQLDLFDYEQQFKRESLTHVMDELRNKFGENAVLTAGMLGNDPSVLIRNYKERGTSLQKDNLPRPE